Proteins found in one Geomonas subterranea genomic segment:
- a CDS encoding HAMP domain-containing methyl-accepting chemotaxis protein, whose protein sequence is MKWFNDMKIGGKILAVVASVLLLTTAVGLFSIWQLARLNQDTVEVTTKWLPGVNALDDIRIGMGDIRNAEFQHVLATSHEDMKKFEKTLEEELTALRKVTAQYEKLAASPEEKKSLQEFNTEWGQYLETHKKVIELSAQNKKQQAMVLLQGEGAKSFEEGVVSLEKGVASNDKGAEVAAQRATATYSSSRWMIIVALVASVLIGACLALLVSRMISRALNTGVDVAEKLARGDLSVTIAETGKDETGQLLLAMQTMVASIKALVADTMDLSAAAMEGKLASRADASRHQGAYREVVEGVNGTLDAVIGPLNVAAEYVERISKGDMPPQIEEEYKGDFNEIKNNLNVLIRATDTITAAASEVAAGNLTVTITERSAEDELMRSLANMVGKLAQVVNDVKNAADNVAAGSQQMSSSAEEMSQGATEQAAAAEEASSSMEEMSSNIRQNADNALQTEKIAVKSAADAQEGGKAVAQTVTAMKEIAGKISIIEEIARQTNLLALNAAIEAARAGEHGKGFAVVASEVRKLAERSQKAAAEISELSSSSVEVAETAGAMLSNMLPDIQRTAGLVQEITAASREQDTGAEQINKAIQQLDQVIQQNASAAEEMSATAEELASQSEQLQHTISFFKVAHVAATAAPTHKVAPKAAKKAAPPARPLTHASRQPIELNLNDEAFESF, encoded by the coding sequence ATGAAATGGTTCAATGACATGAAGATCGGCGGGAAAATCCTGGCGGTCGTAGCTTCGGTACTGCTGCTTACCACGGCCGTGGGACTCTTTTCCATCTGGCAGCTCGCACGCCTGAACCAGGATACGGTCGAGGTCACCACCAAATGGCTTCCGGGCGTCAACGCGTTGGATGACATCCGCATAGGCATGGGCGACATCCGCAACGCCGAGTTCCAGCACGTCCTGGCTACCTCGCACGAAGATATGAAGAAATTCGAGAAGACCCTTGAAGAGGAACTGACCGCCTTGAGGAAGGTGACGGCACAGTACGAGAAGCTCGCCGCCTCACCGGAGGAGAAAAAGAGCCTGCAGGAGTTCAACACCGAATGGGGCCAGTACCTGGAGACCCATAAAAAGGTGATCGAGCTTTCCGCCCAGAACAAGAAGCAGCAGGCCATGGTGTTGTTGCAAGGGGAAGGGGCCAAGAGCTTCGAGGAGGGTGTCGTTTCCCTGGAAAAGGGAGTTGCCAGCAACGACAAGGGGGCTGAGGTGGCGGCGCAACGTGCCACGGCCACGTACAGCAGTTCCCGCTGGATGATCATCGTCGCCCTGGTCGCGTCGGTCCTCATCGGCGCCTGCCTGGCGCTTCTGGTGTCGCGCATGATAAGCCGCGCCCTCAACACGGGGGTCGATGTGGCGGAAAAGCTGGCACGGGGTGATCTCTCGGTGACCATCGCCGAAACCGGAAAGGACGAGACCGGCCAGCTTCTCCTGGCCATGCAGACCATGGTGGCGAGCATCAAGGCGCTGGTGGCGGATACCATGGACCTCTCCGCCGCGGCCATGGAGGGGAAGCTCGCCAGCCGCGCCGACGCCTCCCGGCACCAGGGCGCCTATCGCGAGGTCGTTGAAGGGGTGAACGGCACCCTCGACGCCGTCATCGGTCCGCTGAACGTGGCCGCCGAATACGTGGAGCGCATCTCCAAGGGGGACATGCCCCCCCAGATCGAGGAAGAGTACAAGGGCGACTTCAACGAGATCAAGAACAACCTGAACGTGCTGATCCGGGCCACCGACACCATCACCGCTGCCGCCAGCGAAGTGGCCGCGGGCAACCTCACCGTCACCATAACCGAACGCTCCGCCGAGGACGAGCTGATGCGCTCGCTGGCAAACATGGTCGGCAAACTCGCCCAGGTGGTGAACGACGTCAAGAACGCCGCGGACAACGTGGCGGCCGGCAGTCAGCAGATGTCCTCCAGCGCCGAAGAGATGTCCCAAGGAGCGACGGAACAGGCTGCGGCCGCGGAAGAAGCCTCCTCCTCCATGGAAGAGATGTCCTCCAATATCAGGCAGAATGCCGACAACGCGCTGCAGACAGAGAAGATCGCGGTTAAATCCGCGGCGGACGCACAGGAGGGCGGCAAGGCGGTGGCGCAGACGGTGACCGCGATGAAGGAGATTGCCGGCAAGATCTCCATCATCGAGGAAATCGCGCGCCAGACCAACCTCCTGGCCCTAAACGCAGCCATCGAAGCGGCCCGTGCCGGCGAGCACGGCAAGGGGTTCGCCGTGGTCGCCTCCGAGGTGAGGAAGCTGGCGGAGCGCTCCCAAAAGGCCGCGGCAGAAATCTCGGAACTCTCCTCCTCGAGCGTCGAGGTGGCGGAGACCGCGGGGGCCATGCTTTCCAACATGCTGCCTGACATCCAGAGGACGGCAGGCCTCGTCCAGGAGATCACTGCGGCCAGCAGGGAACAGGACACCGGCGCCGAACAGATCAACAAGGCTATCCAGCAACTCGATCAGGTAATCCAGCAGAATGCCTCGGCAGCCGAGGAGATGTCCGCCACCGCTGAAGAGCTCGCCTCGCAGTCAGAGCAGTTGCAGCACACTATCAGCTTCTTCAAGGTCGCCCACGTCGCCGCGACGGCCGCCCCAACGCACAAGGTCGCACCCAAGGCCGCCAAGAAGGCTGCGCCGCCTGCTCGCCCGCTCACCCATGCCTCGCGCCAGCCGATCGAGTTGAACCTGAACGACGAGGCATTCGAAAGCTTTTAG
- a CDS encoding chemotaxis protein CheW, producing the protein MAVETITETTQYLTFKLEDELFALDIGKVREVLDFTSITKVPQTPDYMRGVINLRGSVVPVVDLRLKFGMAMAEQTVNTCVIIVEVELEGERVVMGAMADAVQEVMDLEPDQIEPPPRIGTKLNTDFIKGMGKHNEQFIIILDIDKVFTSGELELVQELEGAAA; encoded by the coding sequence ATGGCGGTCGAGACAATCACGGAAACCACCCAGTATCTGACCTTCAAGCTGGAGGACGAGTTATTCGCCCTGGACATCGGCAAGGTACGGGAGGTGCTGGATTTCACATCCATCACCAAGGTGCCACAGACGCCGGACTACATGCGCGGTGTCATCAACCTGCGCGGCAGCGTGGTCCCCGTGGTGGACCTGCGTCTGAAGTTCGGCATGGCGATGGCGGAGCAGACGGTCAACACCTGCGTCATCATCGTCGAGGTAGAACTGGAAGGCGAGAGGGTCGTCATGGGCGCCATGGCCGACGCGGTCCAGGAGGTCATGGACCTGGAGCCGGACCAGATCGAGCCGCCGCCGCGCATCGGCACCAAGCTGAACACGGACTTCATCAAGGGGATGGGCAAGCACAACGAACAGTTCATCATCATCCTGGACATCGACAAGGTCTTCACCAGCGGCGAACTGGAGCTGGTTCAGGAGTTGGAAGGGGCCGCCGCCTAA
- a CDS encoding methyl-accepting chemotaxis protein: MKWFTNLKVGTKLVSAFVAVAVITAVVGVIGIRNMGTINDMADQMYMKELLGISYIKEANINLIYISRAEKNFLLATTQQERERYITNINKYKAGYKEWLEKARPLFYSEKGKAILKQLEAANEEWFALQQKVIELGTRDKLNDSSAAVTLSFGEARTKQGVVDDTLTELARLKEENAKDASLETTRIYKASLTLMVSLVAGGVLLGLALGIIISRMISVPLRRGVEFAAAVAEGDLTQTVEVDQKDEVGQLAAALNTMVGRLKGIVAEVKSASDNVASGSQQLSSGAEEMSQGASEQAASAEEASSSMEQMSSNIRQNADNAMQTEKIAVKSAQDAREGGAAVQETVSAMKEIAGKIGIIEEIARQTNLLALNAAIEAARAGEHGKGFAVVASEVRKLAERSQRAAAEISELSATSVDVAVKAGDLLSKMVPDIQKTAELVQEISTASKEQDTGADQINRAIQQLDQVIQANAGASEEMASTAEELSSQAEQLQTAVSFFNIGDERIRKVQPSAKAAPAAHPAAPHGKQLTRAKAAPHGATAAPVKKAVGHDLDLGDKNMSDTDFEQY; this comes from the coding sequence ATGAAATGGTTCACCAATCTTAAAGTCGGCACCAAGCTTGTTTCGGCCTTTGTAGCCGTAGCGGTCATCACGGCCGTGGTAGGCGTCATCGGCATCCGCAACATGGGGACCATCAACGACATGGCTGATCAGATGTACATGAAGGAGTTGCTGGGGATCTCCTACATCAAGGAAGCCAACATCAACCTGATCTACATCTCGCGAGCCGAGAAGAACTTCCTCCTGGCCACCACTCAGCAAGAGCGGGAGAGGTACATCACCAACATCAACAAGTACAAGGCAGGCTATAAGGAGTGGCTGGAGAAGGCGAGGCCGCTGTTCTATTCCGAGAAGGGGAAGGCGATCCTGAAGCAGCTGGAGGCGGCCAACGAAGAGTGGTTCGCGCTGCAGCAGAAAGTGATAGAGCTCGGCACGCGGGACAAACTGAACGACAGCTCGGCCGCGGTGACACTCTCCTTCGGCGAGGCGCGCACCAAGCAGGGCGTGGTGGACGACACCCTGACCGAACTCGCCCGCCTGAAGGAAGAGAACGCCAAGGACGCGTCCCTTGAGACCACAAGGATCTACAAGGCGAGCCTGACGCTGATGGTGAGCCTGGTGGCGGGTGGCGTCCTGCTTGGCCTGGCGCTGGGGATCATCATCTCGCGCATGATCAGCGTCCCGCTCAGGCGCGGCGTCGAGTTTGCGGCCGCCGTGGCGGAGGGGGACTTGACACAGACCGTCGAGGTCGATCAGAAGGACGAGGTGGGGCAGTTGGCGGCGGCCCTCAATACCATGGTCGGGCGGCTCAAGGGAATCGTCGCCGAGGTGAAGAGCGCCTCCGACAACGTGGCGTCCGGCAGCCAGCAGTTATCCTCCGGGGCCGAGGAAATGTCACAGGGAGCCTCAGAGCAGGCCGCGTCGGCCGAGGAAGCCTCTTCGTCGATGGAGCAGATGTCCTCCAACATCCGCCAGAACGCGGACAACGCGATGCAGACCGAGAAGATTGCGGTGAAGTCGGCCCAGGACGCCCGGGAAGGAGGGGCGGCGGTCCAGGAGACCGTGAGCGCCATGAAGGAGATCGCCGGCAAGATTGGCATCATCGAGGAGATCGCGCGACAGACCAACCTGCTGGCCTTAAACGCCGCCATCGAGGCGGCGAGGGCGGGGGAGCATGGCAAGGGCTTCGCCGTGGTCGCCTCCGAGGTGAGAAAGCTGGCTGAACGGAGCCAAAGGGCGGCCGCTGAGATCAGTGAGCTTTCCGCTACCAGCGTGGATGTCGCGGTTAAGGCGGGTGACCTGCTCTCCAAGATGGTTCCGGACATCCAGAAGACGGCTGAACTGGTGCAGGAGATCAGCACCGCCAGCAAGGAGCAGGATACCGGGGCGGATCAGATCAACAGGGCGATTCAGCAGCTGGACCAGGTGATTCAGGCTAACGCCGGTGCCTCCGAAGAGATGGCCTCCACTGCCGAGGAGCTCTCCAGCCAGGCCGAACAGCTTCAGACGGCGGTTTCCTTCTTCAATATCGGCGATGAGCGGATCAGAAAGGTGCAGCCGTCGGCCAAGGCGGCACCCGCCGCCCACCCTGCCGCGCCACACGGCAAGCAGCTGACCCGTGCCAAGGCTGCGCCCCACGGCGCGACAGCGGCGCCGGTGAAGAAGGCCGTGGGGCACGACCTCGACCTGGGCGACAAGAACATGAGCGACACCGACTTCGAACAGTACTAA
- a CDS encoding response regulator — translation MRTTKILLADDHTLIRECLIALLEKSPGLEVVAQAASGMEAVRLAYELQPDLVLMDLVMPDGNGIEASRCILSAFPDMKVLMLSMYGDARSVRQALDAGARGFLVKCCPADEIVNAISIVSDNGFYLSSHLQGVLEHELESAAGRLPLTSREEEVLVLMAEGKTSREIAAQLQISPKTVETHRMHLMKKLNLTSIASLTKYALREGLLLLD, via the coding sequence ATGCGGACTACAAAAATCCTTCTTGCCGATGACCACACGCTGATCCGTGAATGCCTGATCGCGCTGCTTGAGAAATCCCCCGGACTCGAAGTCGTGGCCCAGGCCGCCAGCGGGATGGAGGCCGTGCGTCTTGCCTACGAACTGCAGCCGGATCTCGTGCTCATGGATCTCGTGATGCCCGACGGCAACGGGATCGAGGCGAGCCGCTGCATCCTGAGCGCATTCCCTGATATGAAGGTTCTGATGCTCTCCATGTACGGCGATGCGCGCTCGGTGCGCCAGGCGCTGGATGCCGGGGCGAGGGGCTTTCTCGTGAAATGTTGCCCGGCGGACGAGATCGTCAACGCCATCAGCATCGTTTCTGACAACGGCTTCTATCTCAGCTCCCACCTGCAGGGGGTCCTGGAGCACGAGCTCGAGTCGGCGGCCGGGAGGCTGCCGCTCACTTCCCGCGAGGAGGAGGTGCTGGTGCTCATGGCCGAAGGGAAGACTTCCCGGGAGATCGCCGCTCAGCTCCAGATCAGTCCCAAGACCGTGGAAACCCACCGCATGCACCTCATGAAAAAGTTGAATCTCACCAGCATCGCCAGCCTCACCAAGTACGCACTCAGGGAAGGTTTGCTGCTCCTTGATTGA
- a CDS encoding response regulator, whose amino-acid sequence MIRVMIVDDHSIVREGIRILLEKFPDIMVVADADNGRSAVEVAAKASPAVVLMDTSMPGMNGIEATQRLGTECPSARVLILSMYKDKRFVAQAFRAGARGYLLKDCTSAELVHAVRAVAAGEIYVCSGIIGVVIEDYIKRIPDSLQQGEAALTPREREVLQLIAEGNNAKNIAFLLKINVKTVDTHRQQIMKKLKLHSVAELTKFAIREGFTSLDN is encoded by the coding sequence ATGATACGCGTGATGATTGTCGATGATCACAGCATAGTCAGGGAGGGGATCCGGATCCTGCTGGAAAAGTTTCCCGACATCATGGTCGTCGCCGATGCCGACAACGGCAGATCGGCGGTGGAGGTGGCCGCGAAAGCGTCCCCCGCCGTGGTTCTCATGGACACAAGCATGCCTGGCATGAACGGCATCGAGGCGACCCAGCGGCTCGGCACGGAGTGCCCGTCGGCACGGGTATTGATCCTCTCCATGTACAAGGACAAGCGTTTCGTGGCACAGGCGTTCAGGGCGGGGGCGCGCGGCTACCTGCTCAAGGACTGCACCTCTGCCGAATTGGTGCACGCGGTGCGTGCCGTGGCGGCGGGAGAGATTTACGTCTGTTCCGGCATCATCGGCGTGGTCATCGAGGACTACATAAAGAGGATCCCGGATTCCCTCCAGCAGGGGGAGGCGGCGCTGACCCCGCGGGAAAGGGAGGTGCTGCAGTTGATCGCCGAGGGGAACAACGCCAAGAACATCGCGTTCCTGCTCAAGATCAACGTGAAGACCGTGGACACCCACCGCCAGCAGATCATGAAGAAGCTGAAGCTGCACTCCGTCGCCGAACTTACCAAGTTCGCCATCCGGGAAGGGTTCACCAGCCTGGACAACTGA